The Pseudomonas graminis region CGAAAACCTGCCGTCCTACGCCTTCGGCTCCGCCAAAAACACCACCGCCAGCGGCAACCCCGTTCCAATCTGCATCGGCCGCCGTCGCTGGGGCGGCGCGATCATCAGCGCGAGCATTTACGCCGAAGACAAAGTTTGAGTGGCAGCAGATTTACACGCTGATAGGATTGCGCCTCCAAATCACTCGTAAGGATGCCGAAGTGTTCGTATATAAAATGGTGCAGGTTCCGCCAAACGTAGAAGTCCAGGCGAAGAATCAAAAAGGGAATGAGGCTGCTGCTTATTTACAGAATGTTGTGAATCAGCATGCAGGGGATGGGTGGGAGTTTTATCGAATTGACACGATCGGAGTGGCAGTACAGCCAGGATGTTTTGCGGGACTCTTCGGACAAAAAGCTGAGCTTTCTCAATATTATGTAATTTCTTTCCGGCGACCTGGTTGATGGCGCGGTTGTCTGTAGCGGTAATTCACGTCTACCAGCGCTTTGCTCCACACCGCCTCAGATCCGCCTGCCGATATGAGCCTTCCTGCTCTAACTACGCAATATTGGCGATTGAAAAATACGGTGCGGTAAAGGGGTGGAAACTGGCTCTGAATCGCATCTATCGATGCAAAGCCCCCCACGGGGGGACCGACTACCCATAAATTGAAACCCGCTCCGGCGGGTTTTTTACGCCTGGAGAAAGCATGGGCGCAGCCGCACGAATTGACATCACCGGCGCCAAGGGCGGCAGCAGCAGCCCGAAAGCGCCCATCGAAGCAGCCGACAGCCTGCGCTCCACCAACCTGGCGAAGCTCCTGATCGCCGTGGGCGAGGGCGAATTCGACGGTGTGCCGACTGCTGCCGACATCTATCTGGATAACACGCCAATCAACGACGCCAGCGGCAACGTCAACTTCCCCAACGTGAAATGGGAGTGGCGCAGCGGTGCGGTCGATCAGAGCTACATCCCTGGCATCCCATCAGTCGAAAACGAAACCACCATTAACGTCGAGCTGCGCAGCGATACCGCGTGGGTGCGCTCGCTCAATAACACCCAGCTCTCGGCGGTTCGCCTGCGTTTCGCGTGGCCGGCGCTCCAGCGGCAGGATGACAGCGGCAATGTCGGCGGGTACCGGATCGAATACGCGGTCGATGTCTCCACGGACGGCGGCGCCTATCACCAGGTGCTGGAGGAGGCGGTCGACGGCAAGACCACCACCCGGTACGAGCGCTCTCGACGGATCGACCTGCCGGCGGCAACGTCTGGTTGGCAGATCCGCGTCCGTCGCCTGACGCCGAACCAGAACACGAACAAGATCGCGGACACCATGTTGATCGCCGGCTATACGGAGGTGATCGACGCGAAGCTGCGATACCCGAACACCGCGCTGCTCTATCTCGAGTTCGACGCCGAGCAGTTCACCAACATTCCGGCGGTGACCGTCGACTGCAACGCCCGCAAGTGGCAGGCGCCGAGCAACTACGATCCCGTAGCGCGGACGTACTCCGGCGTCTGGGACGGCTCGTTCAAGTCGGCGTGGACCAACAACCCCGCGTGGATCACCTACGGGATCTGCGTTCAAGACCGTTTCGGGCTTGGCCGTCGGATCAAACCGTGGATGGTCGATAAGTGGGAGCTTTTCCGCATC contains the following coding sequences:
- a CDS encoding DUF4177 domain-containing protein — translated: MFVYKMVQVPPNVEVQAKNQKGNEAAAYLQNVVNQHAGDGWEFYRIDTIGVAVQPGCFAGLFGQKAELSQYYVISFRRPG
- the yidD gene encoding membrane protein insertion efficiency factor YidD; its protein translation is MARLSVAVIHVYQRFAPHRLRSACRYEPSCSNYAILAIEKYGAVKGWKLALNRIYRCKAPHGGTDYP